DNA from Solanum stenotomum isolate F172 unplaced genomic scaffold, ASM1918654v1 scaffold16208, whole genome shotgun sequence:
ATGAAATAGAAATTCAATAtcttcaatataattttttatttactttatcaCATTTTATGTTTTGCACTTTGATCCTGGAACTGATGAAATTCGAGAAAAACATGCAAGTGGTCATAATACTAGGGGGGATGCAAGACATGATCACGACTTAAGAAAATGTACTAATATCATTTATTGTACTTACTTCATGATCACTAATATCGTCCATTAATCTGCAGATAGTTGATGAAGCTCGAAGAATCGAAGGCTCATTTTTTATCCATTCAAAAATGTCTTTTGTTATCATGAATTCCTCCATACCAATCAAAGAAGTTGTTCCAAGCACCATAAAGGTAGTGCTTACAATTGCATTTTTTATATACTCGTCACAATTTGGAATATAGCCAG
Protein-coding regions in this window:
- the LOC125850320 gene encoding sesquiterpene synthase 12-like; protein product: MRPIYQAILEIFDEMKEELTKEGKSDRVYYGKFEMKKLARAHFKEAQWLNAGYIPNCDEYIKNAIVSTTFMVLGTTSLIGMEEFMITKDIFEWIKNEPSILRASSTICRLMDDISDHEVSTINDISTFS